In the genome of Panulirus ornatus isolate Po-2019 chromosome 43, ASM3632096v1, whole genome shotgun sequence, the window ccagtcgtgTCCGTCTCCCCACCAGTCgggccagcatcaccaccagtCGTGTCCGCATCACCACCAGTCGTGTCCGTCTCCCCACCAGTCGTGTCCGTCTCCCCACCAGTCGTGTCAGCGTCCCCACCAGTTGAGCTAGTGTCTACATCAGTCACGCTAGCGTCCCCACCTGTCGTGGCACTGTTGTTACTAGTGGCTATGGGAGTCTCCCCAGAGGTGGCTGTACCTCCCTGTGGGACCACCTCTTCTGgagccttggtggtggtggtggagaggaggtccTTGTTGTAGAGCCAGCAGTAATCTAAAGGGAGAGTCGACATTAAATTGCTAGTCAAACTTCGATATACACATTCACTTTTAAATATGTATTTCTATGTATTTCAACTAACTATGCCAATGATTGGCGACACTTATGAAGAGTTCATGGCTATGTTGAAACTATCTGGTCTATTTCATGAAACATCTCACAACTATGACCTGTTCTGATTTCTAGCAGCCAAGAAAATATCATTGGGGGCCCAGACATCCCACCATCCACAGAAGACCTAACAAACGGTAACATACTACCCCTTATTAAAGGAAGAAGTACAAACATTTTGAGCAAAATGAATTTCACCTTACTTTACAAAGCGAAATGGCAAAAGAAAGCTATCAGATGTAGGCTAGCCATCTAGTTACTGCTGGTACATTTAAACGTTCCCCGTGCTacgtatcttttcttcttttttggaacATACTGAAGATTTCATTCGAATGCATACATGCAGGTAGGCTGCAAGAATATCAGACCTCAACCTTGCCTCTCCTTCctactccctcccttcatctccgCACCATCTACTTACAAGTAACTTGGAGCTTCAAGCCCTTTGGGTTCCCTGCAGAACTGCGATCTCCTGAGCGGACTTCGGACCTAAAGCGCAGAGTGGTGGTGCGCAGCTGGGCAGAATTCCAGGTGTCTGTCCCAGATACATGGTTCCCGTTCATAGTCAGAGGTCCACAGTACCTGGTAGGGCAGGACGAAGAGGAGAATGAGATTAGTTTACCTGTCTATCATGCTGGGAGGTCATATGTTCGAGAAATAACCCTCTCAAACACGACTaccatccttaaacacgacggcgcACCATCAATAGGTattgatggtgtgacctttgacgaAACCCCCATCAGTCAGTTAAGCTTAGCCCAggacatcatatccaagggttgtGCTCTCATGTCCAGCAGGTTGAAGGAACAACCTTAAGAACTTGAAAACAAATGAATGATTATTTTAGCCAGCCACCGACCAGGTAGATATATTTCGAGttttacctgcctgggtattgggagggttagtgacagctgtgcggtaagccagcacttaagtggttgtcaagttgcactcctctgacaacCTTTAGCCTAGCTGGTAAGGATAGCGTGAAGCGCTAGatggcagagggggggggggttagcattGAAGCGCTCACCGTATGTCTTCTTTATGCACGAGACTGTTCTTCCCATCTGGTACCTGCAGTACATCGTCATCGATTCTTAGTTAATCTGGGACTGTTTTGAGTCACACgtgaagttttcttttaaattgtTTCTGTAACTATTCCAAggtgtttcttatttctccttagCGGTGCGTCCTTGCTTCTTGGCTGGCACTGtcctacatatatcttttttttgtcgaGATGTATTttcggtgtggagagagagagagagagagagagagagagagagagagagagagagagagagagagagagagagagagcaacgggaCTCACTTGGTGGTGTAGCCGTTGGGCTGTATGACCTCGAGGTAGTCCTCAATACAGTTCTGGGTCTCGCGCACCTCACCGTCCAACACCTTGTACAGCAGGAGCCCTGCCTGGCACTCCAGACCAACCTGTGGAGGGAGGAACATGTTTACAAACACGTGGGGCTACGCTCACACAAGTACAGGAAAACGTACGTAGGAAATTTAagagtatttattcatttacatttttgaTATCAGTCAGTTTCATCTTTAAACATACATTTTACATGTGGTGGATATGTTTCATAGTCTTacaatctacttttttttttcattatgttagctgagacggcacgggcaactgagaccctaatcaatgccatctcatttCATTGACCAACCCCCCTTGGGgcggatgagcagctgggttgactgtggaccagctaccgcaaccaggattcgaaccaatgcgctcgaccctgggcggcccatgaacgCGTCTGGAACTCTAACCTATACACCGCTTAATATCCCGGTGGTACCTTTTGGTACACATAACTTCCCCTGAaatccttacatacatacatacatgtactccCTCCCAACATATATAACTCAACAAAATCAAAGTCTAAGTTACTTTACGACTGCAGCGTCAAGAGCAGATGATGAGCCTTAGAGAAGggaatgaaaaaggaaagtaaaaatgACTATTGTACGAGTGAAGGAAATTGTATAAATCAGAGGGCAGAAAGTGTCACTAAGGCCTATGCAAAGCTATCGAATGGGAGACAGGAGGCCCTGCATAGAGGTAGTTCAACCTGTtgccctcccatgtactgtcctgccaCTACTAGCAACATCCTTTGGAGTCCCACAAGCAAGGACTTACATGGAGATTCCAGACACACTCAGTGCTCTCAGGGTATTGGCCTGCCTCCCAGCCTGGCGTCACCAGCACCTCCTCGTACTTGGCACCCTCCTGAACCGTCACAGTAGAAGGGATTTCCGTCATGGTAATGTTGCCCCCACACTCTTCTGCGACAGGAGGAGGCTGTGTCGCTGCAAAGCCAAGAATGAAGTAAGGCAATGATGCTTTTGAAGAGGGAAGATCTCACTGTCTTTAATATTCAAAATTCTTAACAAACGTCATCTGAGTTTAGTGGACAAATTAATCATCAGCATTAAGTACTTTATTCAATGTCAATACCTAGTATTTTGTATCTGGTCAGGAAATCACACATAACTTTACATATATAGAATTAGATACacaatattagagagagagagagagagagagagagagagagagagagagagagagagagagagagagagagagagagaggaacattgcTAAATTCCTTGTCAATAACACATCATTTGAAGTATTAGCATACTACATGTACAGCAATATCAAGGAAGTTTATGACAGGTAAAGTTTAGATAACCAGAAACTGTATAATTCGTGTTCTAACAATGGGAATGTTAATACAATAATATTAAAAGGAATATTACTACAAATGAGTCAAGAATGGAAACTTAACAACAACTGTGTGAATAAGGAAGACCTGACAATTACGTAAATCAGAATTTCACCAAAGGTGATGTTACCACTCACAAACTGTTATCATTATACTGTTACCATAAATGTTCTGATATCAAGAACGTTACTGTTGACATGGAAATAATGAGAGCGAGGAACTGTAGTGATCTGTCATCAGGCTGGGTTAATACATAGTGTTCATCTTGTGTCTTTACTTAATCTATGATACTGTCTTTCCCTTCAATTACTCTCACTGTATAACCATCGATCATAGTCTCATCTGGAATGTTTTTAACCACACCAATCTAGGTTTCTTTTAAATGCTTCTGTGGCTATTCTGTTACCACCATCATTTGGCAGTGCACTGAATACTCTGCCTATGTTTCTCCCAGTACACTATTCTCGATCCCCTAGACATACTGCCATATCTATATtatcaaatatctttctttctttctttctcggcTGAAGGGTTCAAGGTTTTTCAGTCCTTCTTGATGGTTCATATGCTCTAATGCCTTAATCTTGCTCGTCAATTGTTTCTGAATTCTAACTATATAATTCCACCTTGTTTTCATGATAGTTAGTCATGTAATATTGCGGTAGAAAAATTTGTTTTCTAATGTACTGAACAACTTCATcaccattcatacatacatatatatatatatatatatatatatatatatatatatatatatatatatatatatatatacacacacacacctggtcctcCGGTGGGAGACGCGATATCCACTCCTGCCTCGGTCGGCGCCTCCGTCTGAGCCTCCTGGGTGAGCACCTCTGTCCCAGCGTCCTCCTTGTGTGCCTCAGTCACAGGGTTCTCTGTAGAGGCTTCGTTAGTTTCCAGGGCGGCTGCTTCCTCCTCCCGCACCTGCCGGGGCTCCCACATCCTACTGAGGGTCCAAGGCAGTATTAACACACGGGTGTATTTATGACTGAGATGCACAAATAAACTCTTTCGGAAATACACTGTAGATATAAATATGtggtctttcttctttcatgcatgttcgatgtttcccacatcagcgaggtagcgctaggaactgAAGGAGATTGGCATCATTTCcttacattcacttcctccataattaatgaatactttcccttgcttcttctttttccctttcataatcatctctatatttcaaatgaggtccggccttgatgtggacttttgtccgtgactggaggttTCAACAcaagcaaaaaataataataaaccaaaactagagcccaccatccacatccAAGCTACATGGATCCCTCCACGGGACTCTAGCGactacttcatataccctggttcagtctactgacagcacgtgtTCCCctgatccaattcgctctatggCATGCACGccttataccctcctgcatgtcgtgACCCTAAACACTTAGAACATCTTTCTTCCCATCTTTCCATGTTAAATTCGGTGTACATGAGAGGCAAACTCACTGAAAGTGTATGCTCAGGGAGCTCTAAGCCTGGCTCTTTTTGAAATGCTATTGGTTAGTACTTGCAGTTCAGCAACGTAATTCACCTTATCCTCACCTAACTCCCAAAGAACC includes:
- the LOC139762394 gene encoding uncharacterized protein; the protein is MRGWVLVSVVWVLQVLGCHALGGYPGTFYQIMLRLNKERKYARTAPSPSRLWAILDPAASLGSLSHEPLNSNRIIRSADYLSRMWEPRQVREEEAAALETNEASTENPVTEAHKEDAGTEVLTQEAQTEAPTEAGVDIASPTGGPATQPPPVAEECGGNITMTEIPSTVTVQEGAKYEEVLVTPGWEAGQYPESTECVWNLHVGLECQAGLLLYKVLDGEVRETQNCIEDYLEVIQPNGYTTKYCGPLTMNGNHVSGTDTWNSAQLRTTTLRFRSEVRSGDRSSAGNPKGLKLQVTYYCWLYNKDLLSTTTTKAPEEVVPQGGTATSGETPIATSNNSATTGGDASVTDVDTSSTGGDADTTGGETDTTGGETDTTGGDADTTGGDAGPTGGETDTTGEGGVSGGEADATGEVAGTAGGETDTTSGATETTGGDSVSGGDGDTPGSDSDITGGDTNTAGGDAGTTDEDASTTGGDAVMTRGGASTTGGDTGITGGDNGTTGGDNGTTGGDDGTTGGDTGTTGGDPDMTHGDTSTTDGDTGMTDGDVGTTGGDTGMTGGESDTTGGDAGMTGDVGTTDGDAGMTVGDAGTTDGDTDMTIGDADTIVGDSGTTGGDAGATIED